The genomic stretch GCGCCAGCGCCAGCAGGTTGGACACGGCGCCCAGCGTCATGGAGAAGATGGGCAGCGCGGGCGAAGCGCCCGACGGCGGCACGGCCGACGTGTTGGGGACCCAGGGCGCCGCGCATGTGGTCGCCTCGCCCGCCAGGCTCAGGTTGAGGGGCCCGCAAGGGCTCATGTCAGGCGCCAGGGGTGCTAGATAGAGGAGAGGAGGGCAGAGTGAGGCTGGCTGGGCCCGGGCGGGGACCAGCCCACGGTGCCATCTCAGAACATCAGGGCCTGTTTGACTCCATGGCGTTCTCAGGCGGCCCCTCTGCCCATGGCAGTTGCCATGGGCAACTCCAAATGACCTGGCCACTCCATTTGGAaacccttctccctctcttttgcCTCTCACCACCCCATCTCCTGCTCCAGGGCCTCCCTCTAACCCCACTGGCCCTTTCTCTGCCCTTCATGGTTTCCTGCAAGATTCCCCCCAGCCCCGCCCTCAGGCATCTCTGCCAGTGCCTCTGGGCCTCACAGATCCCACCCCTCCGACCCCCACCTTCCATTTTTACACCCAGCAAATTCCTGGGGCCTGTGGCTCCATCTGATAGCTCTCACCCATTTCTGCCCCTGTGGCCCTACCTGACTTTCCCCATGTCAGCTTTACTCCAGTCCCATCCTCGATGCCCCAGCCCCATCTCTACCACCACTGGCACATCTCTCCCCACGGCCATGTCCCTGTCCCCCATGGACCCATCTCTGACCCCACATGGCACAGCCACATCTGTGCCATGGACCCATCTCTGCCCCTGCCCCATGGACCTGCCTCTGCTCCACTGCGGTCTCTCACCAGGCCCTACCCCGATCACCTCTGCCTCACCCTGGGTGCCCACGGTTCCACTCCATATCCCTGCCCCAGAGGCCTGGAGGCGGCCCCACGACCATCCACTCTTTGATATCCTGGTGGTGAGGGCTGAAAGGGCGGAACTGCCCACCAGGCCAGATGGGAAGGGAGGATGGACAGACGGTAAGACAGGGACGCACAGATCAGGGAGAAGAGCCCGGGGACACAGGACGGACAGCAGGTGGCCATGGCCCCACCCCTTCatgccctcctcctccccaaTCAGGGACCCTCATGTGCAACCCGCTTACCTGGCACTGCCTGGGATGTGGGGTCCCCATCACCGGCCGCTCAGCCCTGCCGCCCACTGCGCCCTGGCTCTCCGGCAAGccgcttcctccctccctcttcctgggGCGGCTCCTCGGCTCCTCCCGCCGCCCTTGCTGGCCTCCAGGGGCCGCTCCACCCCGCGCACGCCCGCTGGGGGCCTGGAGTGGCAGAGACCCCCCTCTCTGCTCCTGGCAATGGGCGGGGGCCACTCTGGGCCCCAGCGGCTCCCTCCACGAGGAGTGAGGCTCCCTGGAGTTGGTCTGGCCCCATGTGACCCCCTCCTCCCAGCAGGGCGGGAGCAGCCCCCTTCCCCCCAGGATCGGGCCTCTTGCCTCATTAATAAAGCGGATAAAATCTAAACACTGGAAAATGTGAGCGTCGTCTGGGGCGGGCTGGGGCAGCTGCAGGGGGTGCCACTGCCCCCCTCCCTGGGGCTTTGGAGCTAGAGAGGCTAACTCCAATTCTGTGGGGCCAGCAATGCCCCCCTGCCCTGCCAAAGCCTTCGTGGATGTCGGGGTGGGTGCTGGTGGGCAGGGCCTCGGGTAGACCAGCTTGGGTCAGGCCCAGCCTGGCCATGGGATCCGCCTATTTATACAGGGGCTTAAGCCCCGGCTAGGGCCACAGCGAGTCATATCCTGGGAGGAGGCTGAAAGGGGGCAGGGGAACCAGGAGGCCTGGCGACCTGGGGACTCTCCCCAGTGACTGGCTCCTTTAAGATGGGCTGAGTGACACCTGTGACACACGTCCTAAGACACAAAGACTCGCCTCCTGCCCTGAGAAGTAGGGTCACACTGGCACAGCCTCACACCCTAAGACATACAATCCTGTCACTTACCACTCAGTTTCATCCTGTCCCCATCTCAGCACAGCCAGGTTGCTGCCGCCACATCCCTGAACTCAGGGTCTTACCCCCAGCGCCGGGACGCACCCAGAGTTACTGCCTCAATTCCAGCCCCTCCCAACACCCCAAAATGCAGCCCTCTGAGATGATCACCCGCACCACCCTCCTTAGTGCTGGGAAATAGGGTCTCACTTGGCACCCCgagagacacacacacgcacacacactccttatTGCCAAAACTGCCCCTGACCACACTCTGTATGACTTTCAATGACCCCCCAACAATCCCAGACAGGCCCCACCAGCACACTCCGTACACCCAAGGCACAAGAAGTGACACCCCCCGCCGCTGGACACCAGAGACCTAGCtggccacccccaccctcacccagaAACAGCAACGCCCTgagacacacacacctgcaccccTAGACACCCCTAGACCTGGCCAGCACCCCCACCCAGGAAACAGCAACACCCCGAGACATACCCTGACACCCCTGAACACCCCAAGGCCTAGCCGGGCACCCCTCCTTGCCCCAGAAACAGCACCCTAagacacacacccccacaccccggGACACCCCAAGACACATTCATTCCGTTGCACTCCCCACCACCAGACACTGCCAGTTACACCTGCAATTGCCCTGGAACACAGAGCCGGTTATCACATCCCTTACCCACGACACAGCCCTCCCTCATTGCGTCACGAGCCATCAACACTCTTGATAGACTCACAGTCCTACCCAACACCCGAGACGCACATAGCCACACCCCTTCACCACTGCAACCGGCTCCCAGCACAGACACCCGAGGAGCCCACAGGTGCCCAGGGATGCCCTGAGTCACCAGGACTGCGGCTCCCCGACTCCACCCGGGTCTGTCCACCAACACCCAGCCCCCAGGGTCTTCCCcttttcccccttcccctcttcctggTGGCCCAGTGCCCGCCCGCCTTTTGGAACGAGGATTGCAAGCTGGCCTCGGACTTCCCCACAGCCTCTCGGCTCACCCCCAAGCATTCCTGTGGGGCCCTCTGGCCCAGTGCCCCTTGCTTcaatcccttcccttccctccaggTCTGGCCAGGGTCCCACCCCGCCTTTCCCTGATCACCCTCAATCCTCGAAGATGAGTGGGTTGTCAAAACAAGTATGCTGGGTTTATGTCTAGGGCAAAGCAGGGTGCCCCATGGACGCCTGCGTGTCCAGCATTGggccgggtggggtgggggctgcatcACGCCTGCCCCCAACCTCCCGGTGTAGGGGTGGGGCTCTGGCAGGCCTGAGGTTCCATCTTTCTATTTCCAAGCCAGGTTTCAATGCCCTGGTGCTCCCCACGGTCCGGGGGTTGTCACCAGCTGCAGACAGCAGCCTTGTGAAGCTCCAGGGGGTAGGAGGCCTTGTGGGAGAGggggcaggatttgaaccctcAGTAGTCCAGGAAGCTCTGGCCCTGCCTGGAAGCCTGGTGGCCTGCAGCCAGAAGGAACAGTGGGAGGGGGCAGGTGGCCTGGTGCCAGCTCCTAATTCAATTTGGAGCCTGCGGAAGATGGATTTCAGCTGCTGAATTCTTTCTCAGCCCCAATCTTCCCCCTCTCCCACCCCGAAGCCACACAGGTCCAACAGCAGATAGATTCTTTATGTTCAAGACAGCAAATTCAGATACAAAAACCCACCGCCatcgtccctccctccctcctgctctggGCCAGGGATGGGCCTGGAGGGAGagatgggaggtggggaggaggttgGGGGGTTCACAGCAGACTCGTGTCAAATGCGGAGGTAATAGGCTCCACAGGGAGGGGGCTCCTCTCAGGAGGGGTGAGGGCATTATTGCATTTGCTGGGGGGAGGGACAACCCTCTCCCCTGTATTCCCTGCGTCAGGAAACTAGGAAGGTCATGACCCCCAAACAGAACCCAAGGCCCCAGGGAGACAGAGGGACCAGTTTGGCAGCTGATGGTGGAAAGTGGCGGAGGCGGGGGTGGCCGCCCAATTTGGCTGAtccctcccctccctgtgccTGACCCGGCTGAGGTAGGTGGGGAACAGGGCACAGGGGGGCCGGGGACCCCGGCCAGACTGGGAACCAGGGAGGGGATGGTACCGATTGGAGCGGGGCAGGGGGCCCGGCCCCACCTCCCCTCACCATCGTCCTTGGGCTGCTGAGCTAGGCTCAGGCTGGAGGCTCGGGTCCTGACGTCAGTGTCCCTGCTGGGGGCCCCCACCAGGTTGCGCCCGGGTCATCATCGCAGGGTCCGGGGGCAGTCCTAGTAGCGGCCGACCTTGGCGTCCCCAATGGCGCCCCAGACGTCAAAGACGAACTCGTCAGGGAAGGCAAAGTCACCCAGCCGTTCGTCCAGGGCCTCGGCCAGCTCATCCGGGTTCCTTTTGTCCTTTCCCAGCTCCACCATGGTGGCCGCTATTGGGGGAGGGGGCAGAACGGAGGCACAAATGACACCAGGGACCAAGGGGCTCAGGGTGGATTCGGCCCCCAGCAGACCTAGATGCCCCCTCCCCCAGGCAGCCCTCACTCACCCAGCTCCGTGTCCCTGATACCCATGTAACTCTCCAGCAGGTCATCCACCTTCTCAATGGCCTTCTCTTCAAAGGCAGAGGGCTGGGGGCCGGGGAGGGGTGACAGCGACatcataacaatgtgaatatacataGTAATTGGACGGACTGCCATTGTCACCACtttacatatattcatatttagACCTCAGGACAACCCTGAGAAGGTGGTATCGGTGTTCAgctcatccccattttactgatgggcAAACTGAGGCCCATGTGCCCAAGGAAGGTCCCTGGGAGCTGGGAAGTGGCAGAAGTGGACTAGAATCCAGGCTGTCTGCCCAGAGTCCCCTCAGCTAACAGGTAATGCTGCCGGTTatgaaaaggaagggagggttgggcgcggtggctcatgcctataatcccagcactttgggaggccaaggaggctggatcacctgatgtcaggagttcgagaccaactcctggcctggccaacatggtgaaaccccatctctactaaaaatacaaaaatcagctgggcatggtggtgggcacctgtaatcccagctacttgggaggctgaggcaggagtatcgcttgaacctgggaggcagaggttgcagtgagccgagattgagccactgcactccagcctgggtgataagagtgagactctgtctcaaaaaaaaaaaaagaaagggaagggatgcCGGAGATAGGGTCCGGCTGGAGCACTCACCAGATCCTCCACCGTGGCGGGGCCCCGGGATCGGAGCCGCAGGGTCCCTCGGCCAGTGCCCAGTTGTGGGCCAGAGCCAGGGCGGCCACCCGCTGAGCGCTGGCTGATCATGTctgtgggaggcaggagaggagtgAGTGTGGGGGAAGCTTGGTTTTAGCACGTTCTGGGCAGGACTTGTCCTTCCTGGCTTTCACCACCACCCCAAACTTCTCCAGGCTTCTGCAAGTTTCtgggggctggggccggggtgaTCCCAGGAGGGCAGGAATCCTGACTCAGGCCTGGCATGGATGTGGGGCAGAGCAGGGGGAACAGCTGGGGGCCAGGAATAGGAAATGCTGGAGGGGAGACTGGAGGGGCCACTTCTGCTCCCAGGGGCTGGGGGACAGGAAGCAGGTGTACCCCAGCCTGAGTCTCCAGCTGCCTGAGTCCgtctcctcttggccaagggggtATGGCTGCTGGGCCACAGACCAGCCCTACCTGCCCAGGGAAGTGATttagtcccccacccccacctcagggGCCTGGGGCCCATTCCTGAGAGTTAGTGAAGCCAGATGGAAAAGTGGAGGGGCTGGCACTGAGCAGTCAAGCCTGGCCTGTTGGGGATGGGGGGCTGGCCAGGGCTGAGGGCGCTTGGCTGGGCTAATGGCCCCTGGAAGCTAGGTGTGAGGGCAACTTCCTCCTCGCCCCCGCCCTTCTCCCAGGCTGGGCCAAGGGCCAGCACCCCGTCTGGGGCCGGGAGGAGCTGCAATCCCTTCCCTTTCGGCAGGCCAGGCTTGGGCGCCACCTGCTGGCCGCTCCCGGCACCACCGCCTGCGCCCATGCGAGCAGCGCCACTGGGGAGGTCCAGGGGCCGGCTCCTCACCGAAGGCCTTTCGAGGCTCCGTGAGCTTCAGCGTGAAGGTACGGCCTCGGGGCAGCTCCTTGAGCAGCCGGGCCACCTCGTAGTGCCGGCAGCCCAGCAGGCTCTGCCCGTTAATGGCCTCGATCATGTCGCCCACGCTGATGAGGTGGATGTGGTCGATCACGCTGCCCTCCTTGATGCGCTGCGGGGGCAGGGAGTCATCAGCCCTTGGGGCTCTGCCCTGGTTTCCGGGGTCCCATGGCCCACCCTCGCTCCCAGGCCTCCGGGGTGCCCTGTCTCCCCAGGCACCTTGATGAAGGCATAGCCAGCCCCATTGTCCGTGATGGTGAGCCCGAGTGCATCCTCCGACTTGAACACCTCCACCTCCTTGCGCTGCCCCTTCACGTGGGCGAAGATGAAGTCCTCCAGCCCGATCTGGCCCCCCAGGAGCTTGTCCATGTCCACTTTGTGGGTGTTCAGGGTGCAGAACATCACCTGCAGGGGTGGGAGACGCTGAaacctcttccccctccctcccccttttctAATCACCACTGGAGGGCTAAGGGAGAGAGCTGGGAGAGGACTAGGGGGATTCCATCCCAGTAGCTGATCACGCACTgagccagggccagggcagggcccaCATTAGGACTAGGATTTAGTTTTCCTTtcgctttttgagacagggtcttgctctgtcacccaggctggagtgcagtggtgcgatcatagtcactgcagccacaacctcccgGATCccggcaatcctcccacctcagcctcccaagtagctggaactacaggtgctcgccaccatgcctggctaatttttgtattttttgtggagatatggggtctcactatgttgcacaggctggtctccaactcctgggctcaagtgatcctcctgtctcagtctcccgagtagctgggaccacagacacgtgccaccacacccacatagttaaaataattttttttagagatgggagcctcattatgttgcccaggctggcctggaactcctgagctccagtgatccccccatctcaacctcccaagtagctgggactataggtgtgcaccactgtacccagctaggATTTCCGTCCTAGCAAAAATTCATTGctgtgccaggtgcggtggctcacgcctgtaatcccagcactttgggaggccgaggtgggcagaacacgaggtcaggagatcgagaccagcctggccaacatggtgaaatcctgtctctactaaaaatacaaaaattagctgggtctggtggcgggcgcctgtaatcccagctactcgggaggctgaggcaggaaaatggtttgaacccaggaggtggaggttgcagtgagccaagatcgtgccactgcactccagcctggtgacagagcaagactccatctcaaaacaaaaaaaacaaaaaaaaacaaaaaaaactcattgCTGCTTTCAGGGAatggagcctggcacacagtgagtgcTCAGGAAATGCTTGTGGAGGACACAGAAACTCATCCCACTTATGGAGACCCCTGCGTCTACTTCTTGCTCAAACCCACTATTGCCCTCCTTGACCCCCTCCCATCTATCCCCACAGTGCTTGGCACCAGGCAAGCCTGCCTCCCACAGCGTTGAGTTTCTCCAAGGCATCACGGAGAAGTGCATCTTGTATCTGGCCTCTAGCCTCCACCATCTCATGGGGCACTGGCCTCCCAATGCCTGACAGGAACTCAGCATCCAGCCCTGGCCATCAGCTCCCACAGTCTGTAGAGGTGCAGGCCTCTCAGTGTCTGATGGGAACTCAGCATTTAACTGTGGCCATCAGCTCCCCACAATCTACTGGGGTGCAGGCCTCCCAACGCCTGATGGGAACTCAGCATCCAGCCCTGGTCGTCAGTTTTGCACAATCGACTGGGATGCAGGCCTctcaatccatccatccaatcaaTCCatccagccctggcctcccacagTCCATTGGAGCTCAGGTCTCTCAGTGCCTGTTGGGAACTCAGCATCCACCCCTAGTCTTGCACAATCTACTGGGGGTACACCCCTCCTAATGCCTGATGGGATGTCAGCATGCAGCCCTGGCCATCAGCTCCCACAATCCACTGGGGCACAGGTCTCCCAGTGCCTGATGGGAACTCAGCATCCAGCCCTGGCCTCCAGTTCCCCACAATTCACAGGGGCACAAGCCTCCCAGTGCCTCATGGGAACTCAGCATCCAGCCCGGGCCATTGGCCCCCACCACTGAGTGGGGCCCAGGCTCAGCATCTGTAGCTTCGGCATCTGAGCCCCAGCTCATGAACAGGATGCAGGCCCAGACCTCTGGTCCACCATCAGGGACCCTGGTGCCCGGCTCCCCAGTGGGTACCTCGGCAGTTGGCAGGCGGAAGGCCTCGGCGATCTTGCCATACAGCTCCTTGACGTTGGTGAAGCCCTCGATGCGGCCAGTGGGACTGCCATGGGCCAGCTGGGTGTGGAACACGAGGCGGGGCcgcagggctgggggaggggggggcAAGCCCATTTGGGGGCCCCCCGCCCCACCTCCGCCCAGAGGCCCTGGCTCCCCCACGCCCAGCCCTCCAcggcctggctcagcctcctcatTTTCCACTAGAGGGGGCGCCTTTTTCCGCCGCCCCAGTCCCAGCGGCATGAGCAGCGAGAAGTGGGGTCACCAGAAGATCTGCAGGACAGGAAGTGGGGCTCAGGGCCTGGGCAGAGGCCCTGGGTGCCCCTCCCACACTACTCGAACCATACACGCCCAAGGAAATACTCAGAGAACAAATTGGCCTCGGTTGAAATCCTCATCTCTTGTATAGTGACAGGACACttatataaaagtaataatagggctgggtgcggtggctcacgcctgtaatcccaccactatggaaggctgaggtgggcggatcacttgaggtcaaaactttgaaaccagcctggccaacatggtgaaaccccacctctactaaaaatataaaaattagccgggtgtggtggtgcgcacctgtaatcccagctacttgggaggctgaggcacaagaatagcttgaactggggaggtggaggttgcagtgacccaagatcgcaccactgcactctagcctgggtgacagactaagGCTCcgtctataaataaaataaaataaaataaaaagctcacacctgtaatcccagcactgtgggaggctgagacgggaggatcacttgaggtcaggagttcgagatgcctgaccaacatgtcgaaatcccatccctaccaaaaacacaaaaaaattagccaggcatggtggcgcatgtctgtaatctcagtgattcaggaggctgagacataagaattgcttgaacccaggaggcagaggttgcagtgagccaagatcacaccactgcactccaccctgggcaaaagagcaagactctgtctcaataataataataataataataataataataataataccagctAGGATTATTGCTTTGTGACCTTCCTTGTGTGTTTCATTTGTtgttgtgacagggtcttgctctgtcacttagactggagtgcagtggtataattaaagctcactgcagccttgatctcccaggctcaagggatcctcacacctcagtctctcaaatagctgggcccataggcacatgccatgaAGCTCAgctaaactttattttattttatttttttgagatggagtctcactctgtcccctaggctggattgcaacggtgtgatcttggctcactgcaacctctgcctctcaggttcaagtgattcttgaagAAGAGACcctgactccttttttttttttttttgagactgagtctcactccgttgcccaggctggagtgcagtggtgcaatctcagctcactgcaatctcttgcctcccgggtacaagcgattctcttgtctcagcctcccaagaagctgggattacatgtgtgtgccaccacaccggggtaatttctacatttttggtagagatggggtttcaccaagttggccaggctggtcttgaactcctgacctcaagtgatccgcccacctcagcctcccaaagcgctgggattaaaagcatgaaccactgtacctaATGCTCAGCTAAcgttttaaaactttttgcaggccgggcgcggtggctcatgcctgtaatcccagcactttgggaggctgaggcgggtggatcacgaggtcaggaattcaagaccagcctggccaacatagtgaaaccctgtctctaccaaaaaaacacaaaaattagccgggtgtggtggcatgtgcctgtagtcttagctactcaggaggctgaggcaggagaattgcctgaaacctgggaggcggaggttgcagtgagcttgagaccgtgccattgcctgggtgacagaatgacactccatctcaaaaaaaaaaaccaaaaaacaaaaaacaaaaaacactttttgcagagatgaggggtctcaatatgttgcccagagtgatctcaaactcctagactcaagcaatcctcctgcctcggcctctcaaaagtgctgggagtacaggaatgagccacagtgcccgcctgtaatcccagcactttgggaggctgaggtgggcggatcacctgaggtcacgagttggagatcagcctggccaacatggtgagactccgtctctactaaaaatacaaaaattagctggccgtggtggcgggagtctgtaatcccagctactcgagaggttgagacaagagaatcgcttgaacccgggaggcagagattgcagtgagctgagattgcaccactgcactccagcctgggcaacagagcaagactcagtctcaaaaaaaaaataataaaaataaataaataaaagagtcagGGTCTCTtattgctctgtccccaggctggagtgcagtggggtgatcacgataatggctcactgcagctttgacctcctgggctcaagccatcctccattctcagcctcccaagtggctagaactacaggcatgtaccaccacacccgactattttttttttttttaattttattgtaggcctggtgcgatggctcacatctgtaatcccagcactttgggaggctgtgagcagaacacttgaggtcaggagttcgagaccagcctggccaacatggtgaaaccacatctctactaaaagtacaaaacttagctgggcatggtggcagacgcctgtagtaccagctactggggaggctgaggcaggagaattgcttgaacccaggagacgaaggttggcagtgagcagagatcgtgccaatgcactcactccagcctgggtgacagagatagactccgtctcaaaaaataaataaataaataaataaacaaatatatatatatatatagagagagagagagagagagacagagagagggagagagagagaaaggagttcttttttttctttttttgagacagagtctcactgtcacccaggctggagtacagtggcgcgatctcggctcactgcaagctccacctccagggttcacgccattctcctgtctcaggctctggagtagctgggactacaagtgcccgccaccatgcccagctaattttttgtatttttagtagagacgaggtttcaccacgtttgcaaggatggtctcgatctcctgacttcatgatctgcctgcctcggcctcccaaagtgctgggattacgggcgtgagccaccgcgcctggcaaggAGGTgatctttctgtgttgcccaggctggtctggaactcctggcttcaaggagcttttggcctcccaaagctctggcatgacaggtatgggccaccgtgcccagcctgtgacCTTCCTTAACCCTCACACCACACTGTAACACAGGGATCACGTTATGCTGTAATTATGCCCAttgaacagatgagaaaatggagccTCAAAGCAACTACGCTTCTATTTTCCTCTCAGCCACAGTCACTAACACTGTGTGCAAAAAATTTCTGACTCTCCCCCTTTGGACCAAACAGGTGGATGGCACTTCCTGGCCTCCTTGTGACTGGGCAGATAAATGATTATTTCTGGCAAATAGGTTGTGAGAGGAAGTGGCACATGACATTTCTGGGCTGAGGCATTTAAGTGCTGGAGCCTCCAGAGATCTATCTTTCCCAGGCAGGGTGATGAGCAACACTTGATATGGTGGCGACTCTATGAGGCCGGGCCCTGAATGACTACGGTGAATGGCGCCCCCTGCTGAGCCGCAATGGAAGTGTagcaggaagaaaaagcaaatctTTGCTGAATTCAGCCACTAAAACTTTTG from Pan paniscus chromosome 20, NHGRI_mPanPan1-v2.0_pri, whole genome shotgun sequence encodes the following:
- the GIPC1 gene encoding PDZ domain-containing protein GIPC1 isoform X1, with amino-acid sequence MPLGLGRRKKAPPLVENEEAEPGRGGLGVGEPGPLGGGGAGGPQMGLPPPPPALRPRLVFHTQLAHGSPTGRIEGFTNVKELYGKIAEAFRLPTAEVMFCTLNTHKVDMDKLLGGQIGLEDFIFAHVKGQRKEVEVFKSEDALGLTITDNGAGYAFIKRIKEGSVIDHIHLISVGDMIEAINGQSLLGCRHYEVARLLKELPRGRTFTLKLTEPRKAFDMISQRSAGGRPGSGPQLGTGRGTLRLRSRGPATVEDLPSAFEEKAIEKVDDLLESYMGIRDTELAATMVELGKDKRNPDELAEALDERLGDFAFPDEFVFDVWGAIGDAKVGRY
- the GIPC1 gene encoding PDZ domain-containing protein GIPC1 isoform X2 — its product is MFCTLNTHKVDMDKLLGGQIGLEDFIFAHVKGQRKEVEVFKSEDALGLTITDNGAGYAFIKRIKEGSVIDHIHLISVGDMIEAINGQSLLGCRHYEVARLLKELPRGRTFTLKLTEPRKAFDMISQRSAGGRPGSGPQLGTGRGTLRLRSRGPATVEDLPSAFEEKAIEKVDDLLESYMGIRDTELAATMVELGKDKRNPDELAEALDERLGDFAFPDEFVFDVWGAIGDAKVGRY